The following are encoded together in the Bradyrhizobium sp. CCGUVB1N3 genome:
- a CDS encoding TerB family tellurite resistance protein: MLDGLRQFIADIVAPEAQDRAFGDSDYRLAATALLIHVISLDGEPTEAERRKLHSLIESHFSLDRGTADRLIASATQVEGEAVDLYHFTSVIMRSLNEDGRKRIVEMMWELVYADGQVTEFEDNVLWRASDLLGVSQRDRIDLKHLIANRSTGQVKDGVAST; this comes from the coding sequence ATGCTCGACGGACTGCGCCAATTCATTGCCGACATCGTCGCCCCCGAGGCGCAGGACCGCGCCTTTGGCGACAGCGATTATCGCCTGGCGGCGACCGCGCTGCTGATCCATGTGATCTCGCTCGATGGTGAGCCGACGGAAGCTGAACGGCGCAAGCTGCACAGCCTGATCGAAAGCCATTTCTCGCTGGATCGCGGCACCGCGGACCGCCTGATCGCGTCGGCGACGCAGGTCGAGGGCGAGGCAGTCGACCTCTATCACTTTACCAGCGTCATCATGCGCTCCCTCAATGAAGACGGCCGCAAGCGCATCGTCGAGATGATGTGGGAGCTGGTCTATGCCGACGGCCAGGTGACCGAGTTCGAGGACAACGTCCTCTGGCGCGCGTCCGATCTGCTCGGCGTATCACAGCGCGACCGGATCGACCTCAAGCATCTCATCGCCAACCGCAGCACCGGTCAGGTCAAGGACGGCGTCGCCAGCACTTGA
- a CDS encoding SDR family oxidoreductase, whose product MAERVTLITGASAGIGTELARVFAANGHRLALAARRADRLDALASEIAAKGGTAPIVIACDLEEPGAGEKIAAALAAADVELDHLVNNAGFGVFGDAIECDRAEQLGIIDVNIRALTDLSLRFADQLVKNKGGILNVGSVAGFLPGPGMAVYYASKAYVISFTEALRGELGPRGVRVTVLCPGPVATEFQTRAGFTPGFDSAVLDVSAADVARVAYRGLMANKRAVLPGLGIKIVPFLLRFFPRGFILAAVGRFQRRRR is encoded by the coding sequence GTGGCTGAGCGTGTGACGCTGATTACCGGTGCCTCGGCGGGCATAGGCACAGAGCTGGCGCGCGTGTTTGCCGCGAACGGTCACCGCCTGGCATTGGCGGCGCGCCGCGCCGACCGGCTCGATGCATTGGCGAGCGAGATCGCAGCCAAGGGCGGCACGGCGCCGATCGTGATCGCCTGCGATCTGGAAGAGCCTGGTGCGGGCGAGAAGATCGCGGCGGCGCTGGCCGCTGCCGACGTCGAGCTCGACCATCTCGTCAACAATGCCGGCTTCGGGGTGTTCGGCGACGCGATCGAGTGCGATCGCGCGGAGCAGCTCGGCATCATCGACGTCAACATCCGCGCGCTGACCGATCTGTCGCTGCGTTTCGCGGATCAGCTCGTCAAGAACAAGGGCGGCATTCTCAACGTCGGCTCGGTCGCGGGCTTCCTGCCCGGCCCCGGCATGGCTGTCTATTACGCCTCCAAGGCCTACGTCATCTCTTTCACCGAGGCGCTGCGCGGCGAGCTCGGACCGCGCGGCGTCCGCGTCACCGTACTTTGCCCGGGTCCTGTGGCGACCGAATTTCAGACGCGCGCCGGTTTTACCCCGGGATTCGATTCCGCCGTTCTCGACGTCTCTGCCGCTGACGTTGCGCGCGTCGCCTATCGCGGGCTGATGGCCAATAAGCGGGCGGTGTTGCCTGGTCTCGGCATCAAGATCGTGCCTTTTCTGCTGCGCTTCTTCCCGCGCGGGTTCATTTTGGCCGCTGTCGGCCGATTCCAGAGGCGCCGGCGCTAA